Proteins from a genomic interval of Papaver somniferum cultivar HN1 chromosome 4, ASM357369v1, whole genome shotgun sequence:
- the LOC113276072 gene encoding ALBINO3-like protein 1, chloroplastic isoform X1, whose amino-acid sequence MSIIPSCKPCQLLLLPPLLDQSRPSSFPNNLSLHHQYKFPNNLSLHHQYKSKFLNLTYEPSVRDSIGIVKFGLNPSSFDFDGSDGLIQHLFGKIEGILYTVADIAVSTSTKNQNSDWLSGVTNLMETVLKVLHDGISTLHVPYAYGFAIILLTVLVKAATFPLTKKQVESAMATKTLQPQVKAIQELYAGNGEKIQTETARLYKVAGVNPLAGCLPTLATIPVWIGLYRALSNVADEGLLTEGFFWIPSLAGPTSIAARQNGSGISWLFPFVDGHPPLGWSDTAAYLALPVLLVVSQYISVQIMQSSQSNDPNLKSSQVLTKFLPLMIGYFALSVPSGLSLYWLVNNILSTTQQIWLQKLGGAKNTVRMFSEERIMSEKEKLMKESNTEEKEKPMKSVLGVNLTKAVESRREEKLGSDGLRPGDRFKLLKEQEARRKQQKEEEKKKKQEEVVKGTVITYEEKNKEVNMVINKDEYNEAELVDAGDERIQSVNVMHDSSKAEVSQIVSKEDVE is encoded by the exons CATACCTTCATGTAAACCTTGCCAACTTCTTCTTCTCCCACCGCTACTTGATCAATCAAGACCTTCTTCATTTCCAAATAATCTTTCACTTCATCATCAATATAAATTTCCAAATAATCTTTCACTTCATCATCAATATAAAAGTAAATTCCTTAATCTCACGTATGAACCTTCTGTTCGAGATTCTATTGGTATTGTTAAATTTGGATTAAACCCATCGTCATTTGATTTTGATGGTTCAGATGGTTTGATTCAACATTTATTTGGTAAAATTGAAGGGATTTTATATACGGTTGCTGATATTGCTGTTTCTACTTCAACTAAGAACCAGAATAGTGATTGGCTTTCTGGTGTAACTAATTTAATGGAAACTGTTCTTAAG GTTTTACATGATGGGATTTCGACTTTACATGTTCCATATGCTTATGGTTTCGCGATTATTCTACTTACAGTTCTTGTAAAGGCAGCTACGTTTCCATTAACTAAGAAACAG GTTGAATCAGCAATGGCAACGAAAACATTACAACCTCAAGTAAAGGCTATTCAAGAACTGTATGCCGGAAATGGG GAAAAAATACAAACTGAAACAGCTCGTTTGTATAAAGTAGCAGGAGTTAACCCACTGGCAG GGTGCCTGCCAACGCTTGCCACAATTCCCGTATGGATTGGACTATACAGAGCACTGTCGAATGTGGCAGATGAG GGACTTTTAACTGAGGGGTTTTTCTGGATACCTTCTCTGGCTGGTCCAACTTCTATTGCTGCTCGACAAAATGGAAGTGGGATCTCTTGGCTCTTCCCTTTTGTT GATGGTCATCCACCCCTTGGATGGTCTGACACCGCAGCATATCTTGCGTTGCCTGTGTTGCTAGTTGTCTCCCAGTATATATCAGTTCAAATTATGCAGTCATCACAG AGTAACGATCCAAACTTGAAGAGCTCTCaagttcttaccaagtttctccCTCTAATGATCGGTTATTTTGCTCTTTCTGTCCCTTCTGGCCTAAGTCTTTACTG GCTCGTAAATAACATTCTGAGCACGACACAACAGATATGGCTTCAAAAGTTAGGTGGTGCCAAAAATACAGTGAGAATGTTTAGTGAGGAGAGGATTATGTCTGAGAAAGAGAAACTGATGAAGGAAAGCAAtacagaagagaaagagaaaccgATGAAGTCTGTCCTTGGAGTAAACTTAACCAAGGCTGTGGAATCAAGACGAGAAGAGAAATTAGGTTCAGATGGGTTACGCCCTGGTGACAG GTTTAAACTGTTAAAGGAGCAAGAAGCAAGGAGAAAACagcagaaggaagaagaaaagaagaaaaaacaagaagAGGTGGTTAAGGGCACAGTAATAACATACGaggaaaagaataaagaagtgAACATGGTCATTAATAAAGATGAGTATAATGAAGCTGAGTTGGTTGATGCTGGGGATGAAAGAATACAGTCTGTGAACGTGATGCATGATTCTTCTAAAGCTGAAGTATCACAAATTGTTTCCAAGGAAGATGTAGAGTGA
- the LOC113276072 gene encoding ALBINO3-like protein 1, chloroplastic isoform X2 gives MSIIPSCKPCQLLLLPPLLDQSRPSSFPNNLSLHHQYKFPNNLSLHHQYKRILYTVADIAVSTSTKNQNSDWLSGVTNLMETVLKVLHDGISTLHVPYAYGFAIILLTVLVKAATFPLTKKQVESAMATKTLQPQVKAIQELYAGNGEKIQTETARLYKVAGVNPLAGCLPTLATIPVWIGLYRALSNVADEGLLTEGFFWIPSLAGPTSIAARQNGSGISWLFPFVDGHPPLGWSDTAAYLALPVLLVVSQYISVQIMQSSQSNDPNLKSSQVLTKFLPLMIGYFALSVPSGLSLYWLVNNILSTTQQIWLQKLGGAKNTVRMFSEERIMSEKEKLMKESNTEEKEKPMKSVLGVNLTKAVESRREEKLGSDGLRPGDRFKLLKEQEARRKQQKEEEKKKKQEEVVKGTVITYEEKNKEVNMVINKDEYNEAELVDAGDERIQSVNVMHDSSKAEVSQIVSKEDVE, from the exons CATACCTTCATGTAAACCTTGCCAACTTCTTCTTCTCCCACCGCTACTTGATCAATCAAGACCTTCTTCATTTCCAAATAATCTTTCACTTCATCATCAATATAAATTTCCAAATAATCTTTCACTTCATCATCAATATAAAA GGATTTTATATACGGTTGCTGATATTGCTGTTTCTACTTCAACTAAGAACCAGAATAGTGATTGGCTTTCTGGTGTAACTAATTTAATGGAAACTGTTCTTAAG GTTTTACATGATGGGATTTCGACTTTACATGTTCCATATGCTTATGGTTTCGCGATTATTCTACTTACAGTTCTTGTAAAGGCAGCTACGTTTCCATTAACTAAGAAACAG GTTGAATCAGCAATGGCAACGAAAACATTACAACCTCAAGTAAAGGCTATTCAAGAACTGTATGCCGGAAATGGG GAAAAAATACAAACTGAAACAGCTCGTTTGTATAAAGTAGCAGGAGTTAACCCACTGGCAG GGTGCCTGCCAACGCTTGCCACAATTCCCGTATGGATTGGACTATACAGAGCACTGTCGAATGTGGCAGATGAG GGACTTTTAACTGAGGGGTTTTTCTGGATACCTTCTCTGGCTGGTCCAACTTCTATTGCTGCTCGACAAAATGGAAGTGGGATCTCTTGGCTCTTCCCTTTTGTT GATGGTCATCCACCCCTTGGATGGTCTGACACCGCAGCATATCTTGCGTTGCCTGTGTTGCTAGTTGTCTCCCAGTATATATCAGTTCAAATTATGCAGTCATCACAG AGTAACGATCCAAACTTGAAGAGCTCTCaagttcttaccaagtttctccCTCTAATGATCGGTTATTTTGCTCTTTCTGTCCCTTCTGGCCTAAGTCTTTACTG GCTCGTAAATAACATTCTGAGCACGACACAACAGATATGGCTTCAAAAGTTAGGTGGTGCCAAAAATACAGTGAGAATGTTTAGTGAGGAGAGGATTATGTCTGAGAAAGAGAAACTGATGAAGGAAAGCAAtacagaagagaaagagaaaccgATGAAGTCTGTCCTTGGAGTAAACTTAACCAAGGCTGTGGAATCAAGACGAGAAGAGAAATTAGGTTCAGATGGGTTACGCCCTGGTGACAG GTTTAAACTGTTAAAGGAGCAAGAAGCAAGGAGAAAACagcagaaggaagaagaaaagaagaaaaaacaagaagAGGTGGTTAAGGGCACAGTAATAACATACGaggaaaagaataaagaagtgAACATGGTCATTAATAAAGATGAGTATAATGAAGCTGAGTTGGTTGATGCTGGGGATGAAAGAATACAGTCTGTGAACGTGATGCATGATTCTTCTAAAGCTGAAGTATCACAAATTGTTTCCAAGGAAGATGTAGAGTGA